A stretch of the Vigna radiata var. radiata cultivar VC1973A unplaced genomic scaffold, Vradiata_ver6 scaffold_307, whole genome shotgun sequence genome encodes the following:
- the LOC106754958 gene encoding phosphatidylinositol 4-kinase gamma 4, which produces MSSAGVTILSPVPRELLLSSNGYHTPLHLSLDHEFIFIFLSHSGSLTPMRVLPYDTIESLKLKIKKVEGLPSLTNKQKLVCDGRELARSNSLLKDYGVTEGNVLHLVIRLSDLQTISVRTSSGKDFTFQVEKCRDVGYVKQQIAKKEKRFADPEQQEVVCNGELLEDQRVIDDICSKYNDAVIHLFVRVKYAEVRTGQDELSVKAKELNGTKDYDASENNCRRERDVSKEDEGREDGTNEPIVARKALDRDLLEPVIVNKKIELASEVWNMINMTYEGLNSGNYPIRSAEGTGGAYFMLDSTGQKYVSVFKPIDEEPMAVNNPRGLPFSVDGEGLKKGTRVGQGAFREVAAYILDHPMRGHRSIFGDQKGFAGVPPTVMVKCLHEGFNHPGELTTKLGSLQMFMENNGSCEDMGPGAFPVKEVHKITVLDMRLANADRHAGNILIGKEEENGQAVLIPIDHGYCLPTSFEDCTFEWLYWPQARQPYSPEIIDYIRSLNADEDIALLKFHGWNLPVECARTLQISTMLLKKGVERGMTPFGIGSLMCRESLNKESVIEGIVKAALDSVLPGTSEETFLDAVSEIMDQHLDQILS; this is translated from the exons ATGTCTTCTGCTGGTGTCACCATCCTTAGCCCTGTTCCAAGGGAACTGTTACTGTCTTCAAATGGATACCATACTCCACTTCACTTGTCATTGGATCATGagtttattttcatatttctctCCCATTCGGGATCCTTGACTCCGATGCGTGTCCTTCCATACGATACCATTGAGTCGTTGAAACTCAAAATCAAAAAGGTTGAGGGGCTTCCTTCATtgacaaacaaacaaaagttGGTTTGTGATGGACGAGAGCTAGCGCGGAGCAATTCCCTGCTGAAGGACTATGGGGTTACGGAAGGAAATGTTTTGCATTTGGTGATTAGGCTGTCGGATCTCCAGACCATCAGTGTGAGAACCTCTTCTGGAAAAGACTTTACCTTTCAGGTGGAGAAATGCAGGGATGTTGGGTATGTGAAGCAGCAGATTGCAAAAAAGGAGAAGCGCTTTGCTGATCCTGAACAGCAGGAGGTTGTGTGTAACGGGGAGCTGCTTGAGGATCAGAGGGTTATTGATGATATCTGTAGTAAATATAATGATGCAGTGATTCATCTTTTTGTTAGAGTCAAATATGCTGAAGTTAGGACAGGACAAGATGAGTTGTCGGTCAAGGCCAAGGAGTTGAATGGTACAAAAGATTACGATGCTAGTGAAAATAATTGTAGAAGAGAACGTGATGTTAGTAAAGAAGACGAGGGAAGGGAGGATGGAACCAACGAGCCAATTGTGGCAAGGAAGGCTCTTGATAGAGATCTTTTGGAGCCTGTCATTgttaataagaaaattgaattgGCTTCAGAGGTTTGGAATATGATAAACATGACATACGAAGGACTAAACAGTGGAAATTATCCAATCAGATCAGCAGAGGGTACAGGGGGAGCCTACTTTATGCTTGATTCAACTGGGCAAAAGTATGTATCTGTTTTTAAGCCCATTGATGAAGAGCCAATGGCTGTGAATAACCCTAGAGGTTTGCCTTTCTCAGTAGATGGTGAAGGCTTAAAGAAGGGTACTAGAGTTGGTCAGGGAGCGTTCAGGGAAGTTGCAGCTTATATTTTGGACCATCCAATGAGGGGTCATCGATCAATATTTGGTGATCAGAAGGGCTTTGCTGGGGTTCCTCCAACTGTTATGGTTAAGTGCTTGCATGAAGGATTTAACCATCCTGGGGAATTGACTACTAAGCTTGGCTCCTTGCAAATGTTCATGGAGAACAATGGAAGCTGCGAGGATATGGGTCCTGGGGCTTTTCCAGTGAAGGAAGTGCATAAAATTACTGTTCTAGACATGAGGCTCGCAAATGCAGATAGACATGCCGGGAATATTTTGATCGGCAAAGAGGAGGAAAATGGCCAGGCTGTGTTGATTCCAATTGATCATGGATACTGCTTGCCCACTAGT TTTGAAGATTGTACCTTTGAATGGCTTTATTGGCCCCAAGCACGCCAACCATACTCTCCAGAGATCATTGACTATATAAGGTCACTGAATGCCGATGAAGATATTGCCCTTTTGAAGTTTCATGGGTGGAATCTGCCAGTTGAATGTGCACGCACCCTTCAAATCTCAACCATGCTTCTGAAGAAAGGAGTGGAGAGAGGAATGACCCCTTTTGGCATTGGAAGCCTTATGTGCAGGGAATCCTTGAACAAGGAGTCTGTGATTGAGGGAATTGTAAAGGCAGCTCTGGATTCTGTTCTTCCTGGCACAAGTGAAGAAACATTTCTTGATGCTGTTTCTGAAATCATGGACCAGCACCTTGATCAGATTCTGTCATAG
- the LOC106754957 gene encoding uncharacterized protein LOC106754957 isoform X1 → MDILNISNPSNFSIPSFCQPKALKPKFPPNYNKPTSPFRRTPFPLYLSRSTAVKFQTWAHSGRPTKRRNSLRKKLLRDHKVIPNQIPNDPLSFSGNGVEESGVGIQGDSVADSVVEAEKSKSKLLGESVLWNKLESWVDQYKRDIEYWGVGSGPVFTVYEDSLGGVKRVFVDEEEILKRSKVRRDVIGDFPEVRSKILNAKNMASEMESGNNVIARNSSVTKFVVHGKEEGGFVKAVRGFVAKPQLLPRLSRVGRYVLYVLVVMWVVKKLFAFGEGDKEVEFTPLEKEMMRRKMKARKEKEKLVKGSVEVIVEPSETPVVDIKRPKLDKEQLRNNILKAKGSSDKLVLGDSSDKIKAISMEMDYKVQEIKEMARQARKIEGRDNVVVNKDLETDDSVIRKSSDDNELIKRKSERDDSLTDNQIEVVRETTDSNVILQSTSIDVPENIDNSVPHEVVPADEGNVHASDVIVSGDKEIKKQEIEFSENNVHLKDKENDNPLDTRINGSSMTNENSVKKKRRIIRSVKEARDYLSSKHDKQNPGAGTASKLNPVKESITDLKSSSVVDFKDQKSQNLKMNITRSRSDTLNGTLDSKPAIDDHGTLDSKSSSVSDFTDQKSQNSKMNRTGSRSDTLNRTLDSKPVLNDHGTLDSKSSIVSDFTDQKSQNLKRNTTESRSDTLNGTLDSKPVINDHEDSTLKDKELIPIKNDYKDSGVEPGAGIHQKSATTFDSGVNGTGPTNGKSENWPEKNLLEVEQIISDGLNGLSDSKPFTKPIEDSNLKNKEFNPMKDDYFKDSGVEPGVGNLQMYDTTLDHEINSISTETRLPLMPENGTLNGLSDSKPATNPIEVSDQKNKELGTTEDDYLEVSGVEPEIRNHLNSGTTLDDEVNDISTETKVSGKTEKWLEKNFHEVEPIVKQIRVGFGNNYMAAKERVNQPLDMPTEMESLRGVGDDGELDWMQDDHLRDIVFRVRENELSGRDPFYLMSDEDKGTFFRGLEKKVEKENIKLSYVHEWLHSHIENLDYGADGISIYDPLEKIIPHWKGPAVEKIPEFLNEFLDERKTGFTTNMNPVKKDESGFAITSSDSSAQEKFDGPTAPTKKLKNPRTIIEGSDGSVKAGKKSGKEYWQHTKKWSQGFLDCYNDETDPEVKSIMKDMGKDLDRWITEKEIKEAAELMDKLPDRNKSFMEKKLNKVKREMELFGPQAVVSKYREYADDEEEDYLWWLDLPHILCIELYTVEEGEQKVGLYSLEMAGDLELEPKPHHVIAFQDANDCKNLCYIIQAHMEMLGNGHAFVVARPPKDAFREAKANGFGVTVIKKGELQLNIDQPLEEVDELITEIGSKMYHDMMMKERSVDINTLMKGVFGFNDRSIKRLKRKLKKSRKG, encoded by the exons ATGGACATTCTCAATATTTCAAACCCTTCTAACTTTTCAATCCCCTCTTTCTGCCAACCCAAAGCCTTAAAGCCCAAATTCCCACCAAACTATAACAAACCCACATCCCCATTTCGCAGAACCCCATTCCCACTCTACCTGTCTCGCTCTACCGCCGTAAAATTTCAAACTTGGGCGCATTCCGGCCGCCCCACCAAGCGTCGCAACTCCCTGAGGAAGAAGCTCCTCCGTGATCACAAGGTAATCCCTAATCAGATTCCCAACGaccctctttctttttctggtAATGGCGTTGAAGAGAGTGGTGTAGGGATTCAGGGGGATTCTGTTGCCGACAGTGTGGTTGAAGCTGAAAAATCAAAGTCCAAGCTTTTGGGTGAATCTGTTTTGTGGAATAAGTTGGAGAGTTGGGTTGACCAGTACAAGAGAGATATTGAGTATTGGGGTGTGGGGTCTGGTCCTGTGTTCACTGTTTATGAAGATTCCCTTGGAGGTGTCAAGAGGGTGTttgttgatgaagaagagattttgaaaagaagCAAGGTTAGGAGGGATGTGATTGGGGACTTCCCTGAAGTAAGAAGTAAAATTTTGAATGCTAAGAACATGGCAAGTGAGATGGAGAGTGGAAACAATGTGATTGCAAGGAATAGTTCTGTGACTAAGTTTGTGGTTCATGGTAAGGAGGAAGGTGGTTTTGTTAAGGCTGTCCGAGGTTTTGTTGCGAAGCCTCAATTACTTCCTAGGCTTTCCAGGGTTGGGAGGTATGTGTTATATGTGTTGGTTGTTATGTGGGTGGTGAAGAAGTTATTTGCTTTTGGTGAAGGAGATAAGGAGGTGGAGTTTACACCACTGGAGAAGGAAATgatgaggaggaagatgaaggcgagaaaggagaaggaaaagttGGTGAAGGGTTCTGTTGAAGTTATTGTTGAACCTTCGGAGACACCGGTGGTGGACATAAAAAGGCCTAAGTTAGATAAGGAACAACTAAggaataatattttgaaagctAAGGGATCTTCTGATAAACTGGTATTAGGTGATTCGTCTGACAAAATAAAAGCTATATCCATGGAGATGGATTATAAAGttcaagaaataaaagaaatggcTAGGCAGGCACGGAAAATTGAGGGAAGAGACAATGTTGTAGTTAACAAGGATTTGGAAACGGATGACTCGGTGATTAGGAAATCATCTGATGATAATGAACTCATAAAAAGGAAGAGCGAACGAGATGACAGCTTAACTGATAATCAAATTGAAGTTGTGCGGGAAACGACAGATAGTAATGTCATTTTGCAATCAACTTCTATTGATGTCCCAGAGAACATTGATAATTCAGTCCCACATGAGGTAGTTCCTGCAGATGAAGGCAATGTACATGCTTCGGATGTCATAGTTTCGGGTGATAAGGAAATCAAGAAACAGGAAATAGAATTTTCTGAAAATAATGTGCACCTGAAGGATAAAGAAAATGACAATCCCTTAGATACTCGTATTAATGGCTCATCTATGACAAATGAAAATTCTGTGAAGAAGAAACGCAGGATCATACGGTCTGTTAAGGAAGCCAGGGATTATCTTTCATCAAAACATGACAAACAAAATCCTGGTGCTGGCACTGCATCTAAACTTAATCCCGTGAAAGAAAGTATTACTGATTTGAAGTCTTCAAGTGTTGTTGATTTTAAGGACCAGAAGAGCCAGAACTTGAAGATGAACATAACTAGATCAAGAAGTGACACATTGAATGGAACATTGGATTCTAAGCCTGCTATAGATGATCATGGAACATTGGATTCTAAGTCTTCAAGTGTTAGCGATTTTACGGACCAGAAGAGCCAGAACTCAAAGATGAACAGAACTGGATCAAGAAGTGACACACTGAATAGAACATTGGATTCTAAGCCTGTTTTAAATGATCATGGAACATTGGATTCTAAGTCTTCAATTGTTAGTGATTTTACGGACCAGAAGAGCCAGAACTTGAAGAGGAACACAACTGAGTCAAGAAGTGACACATTGAATGGAACATTGGATTCTAAGCCTGTAATAAATGATCATGAGGATTCTACTTTGAAGGATAAGGAACTAATCCCAATAAAGAATGACTACAAAGATTCTGGGGTTGAACCTGGCGCAGGAATCCATCAAAAGTCTGCGACCACTTTTGATAGTGGAGTTAATGGCACTGGTCCAACAAATGGGAAATCAGAAAATTGGCCAGAGAAAAACCTCCTCGAAGTTGAGCAAATCATTAGTGATGGTTTAAATGGATTATCAGATTCTAAGCCTTTCACAAAACCTATTGAAGATTCTAATCTAAAGAATAAGGAGTTTAACCCAATGAAGGATGACTACTTCAAAGACTCTGGCGTTGAACCTGGTGTAGGAAACCTTCAGATGTATGACACCACTTTAGACCATGAAATCAACAGCATCAGTACAGAGACAAGGCTACCTTTAATGCCAGAGAATGGTACTTTAAATGGATTATCAGATTCTAAGCCTGCCACAAATCCTATTGAAGTTTCTGATCAGAAGAATAAGGAATTAGGCACAACAGAGGATGACTACCTCGAAGTTTCTGGTGTTGAACCTGAAATAAGAAACCATCTTAATTCAGGTACCACTCTAGATGATGAGGTTAATGACATTAGTACAGAGACAAAGGTGTCTGGAAAGACTGAAAAATGGCTTGAGAAAAACTTCCATGAAGTTGAGCCCATAGTAAAGCAAATTAGAGTTGGATTTGGAAATAACTACATGGCTGCAAAAGAGAGAGTCAATCAACCTCTAGATATGCCCACTGAGATGGAATCACTTAGAGGTGTTGGTGATGATGGAGAACTTGACTGGATGCAAGATGATCATCTTAGGGATATTGTCTTTCGAGTCCGCGAGAATGAGTTGTCTGGAAGGGACCCATTTTATTTGATGAGTGATGAAGATAAGGGCACATTTTTCAGAGGTCTTGAGAAAAAGGTGGAGAAAGAGAATATAAAGCTTTCTTACGTACATGAATGGCTCCATTCCCACATTGAAAATCTTGATTACGGAGCAG ATGGCATTAGCATATATGACCCGCTGGAGAAAATCATACCACACTGGAAAGGGCCTGCTGTAGAGAAAATTCCCGAGTTTCTTAATGAATTCCTTGATGAAAGAAAGACAGGTTTCACCACAAATATGAATCCAGTGAAGAAGGATGAGAGTGGCTTTGCTATAACATCGTCTGATTCCTCTGCACAAGAAAAGTTTGATGGCCCTACAGCGCCTACCAAGAAGTTGAAAAATCCTAGGACTATTATTGAGGGAAGTGATGGTTCTGTTAAAGCTGGCAAAAAATCAGGGAAGGAATATTGGCAGCACACGAAGAAATGGTCCCAAGGATTTTTAGACTGTTACAATGATGAGACAGACCCAGAAGTAAAGTCCATAATGAAGGATATGGGGAAGGATTTGGATCGCTGGATcactgaaaaagaaataaaggaagCAGCTGAACTAATGGACAAACTCCCCGATAGGAATAAGAGTTTCATGGAAAAGAAACTCAACAAGGTTAAGAGAGAGATGGAGTTGTTTGGCCCGCAAGCAGTGGTTAGCAAATATCGTGAATATGCAGACGACGAAGAGGAAGATTACTTATGGTGGTTGGATCTTCCACACATTCTG TGCATCGAGTTGTACACAGTTGAGGAGGGAGAGCAGAAAGTAGGACTTTATTCATTGGAGATGGCTGGAGATCTTGAATTGGAACCTAAGCCACATCATGTGATTGCTTTCCAAGACGCCAATGACTGTAAAAACCTTTGTTACATAATTCAGGCTCACATGGAAATGCTGGGAAATGGTCATGCCTTCGTTGTTGCACGACCTCCTAAG GATGCTTTTCGAGAGGCTAAAGCAAATGGGTTTGGTGTTACCGTCATCAAGAAAGGTGAACTTCAACTCAATATAGACCAACCACTAGAAGAAGTGGATGAACTGATTACAGAGATTGGCAGCAAAATGTATCATGATATGATGATGAAAGAGCGGTCTGTGGACATAAACACATTAATGAAAGGAGTTTTTGGTTTTAATGACCGCTCCATCAAGAG GTTAAAGCGGAAGTTGAAGAAATCCAGAAAGGGGTGA
- the LOC106754957 gene encoding uncharacterized protein LOC106754957 isoform X2, with the protein MDILNISNPSNFSIPSFCQPKALKPKFPPNYNKPTSPFRRTPFPLYLSRSTAVKFQTWAHSGRPTKRRNSLRKKLLRDHKVIPNQIPNDPLSFSGNGVEESGVGIQGDSVADSVVEAEKSKSKLLGESVLWNKLESWVDQYKRDIEYWGVGSGPVFTVYEDSLGGVKRVFVDEEEILKRSKVRRDVIGDFPEVRSKILNAKNMASEMESGNNVIARNSSVTKFVVHGKEEGGFVKAVRGFVAKPQLLPRLSRVGRYVLYVLVVMWVVKKLFAFGEGDKEVEFTPLEKEMMRRKMKARKEKEKLVKGSVEVIVEPSETPVVDIKRPKLDKEQLRNNILKAKGSSDKLVLGDSSDKIKAISMEMDYKVQEIKEMARQARKIEGRDNVVVNKDLETDDSVIRKSSDDNELIKRKSERDDSLTDNQIEVVRETTDSNVILQSTSIDVPENIDNSVPHEVVPADEGNVHASDVIVSGDKEIKKQEIEFSENNVHLKDKENDNPLDTRINGSSMTNENSVKKKRRIIRSVKEARDYLSSKHDKQNPGAGTASKLNPVKESITDLKSSSVVDFKDQKSQNLKMNITRSRSDTLNGTLDSKSSSVSDFTDQKSQNSKMNRTGSRSDTLNRTLDSKPVLNDHGTLDSKSSIVSDFTDQKSQNLKRNTTESRSDTLNGTLDSKPVINDHEDSTLKDKELIPIKNDYKDSGVEPGAGIHQKSATTFDSGVNGTGPTNGKSENWPEKNLLEVEQIISDGLNGLSDSKPFTKPIEDSNLKNKEFNPMKDDYFKDSGVEPGVGNLQMYDTTLDHEINSISTETRLPLMPENGTLNGLSDSKPATNPIEVSDQKNKELGTTEDDYLEVSGVEPEIRNHLNSGTTLDDEVNDISTETKVSGKTEKWLEKNFHEVEPIVKQIRVGFGNNYMAAKERVNQPLDMPTEMESLRGVGDDGELDWMQDDHLRDIVFRVRENELSGRDPFYLMSDEDKGTFFRGLEKKVEKENIKLSYVHEWLHSHIENLDYGADGISIYDPLEKIIPHWKGPAVEKIPEFLNEFLDERKTGFTTNMNPVKKDESGFAITSSDSSAQEKFDGPTAPTKKLKNPRTIIEGSDGSVKAGKKSGKEYWQHTKKWSQGFLDCYNDETDPEVKSIMKDMGKDLDRWITEKEIKEAAELMDKLPDRNKSFMEKKLNKVKREMELFGPQAVVSKYREYADDEEEDYLWWLDLPHILCIELYTVEEGEQKVGLYSLEMAGDLELEPKPHHVIAFQDANDCKNLCYIIQAHMEMLGNGHAFVVARPPKDAFREAKANGFGVTVIKKGELQLNIDQPLEEVDELITEIGSKMYHDMMMKERSVDINTLMKGVFGFNDRSIKRLKRKLKKSRKG; encoded by the exons ATGGACATTCTCAATATTTCAAACCCTTCTAACTTTTCAATCCCCTCTTTCTGCCAACCCAAAGCCTTAAAGCCCAAATTCCCACCAAACTATAACAAACCCACATCCCCATTTCGCAGAACCCCATTCCCACTCTACCTGTCTCGCTCTACCGCCGTAAAATTTCAAACTTGGGCGCATTCCGGCCGCCCCACCAAGCGTCGCAACTCCCTGAGGAAGAAGCTCCTCCGTGATCACAAGGTAATCCCTAATCAGATTCCCAACGaccctctttctttttctggtAATGGCGTTGAAGAGAGTGGTGTAGGGATTCAGGGGGATTCTGTTGCCGACAGTGTGGTTGAAGCTGAAAAATCAAAGTCCAAGCTTTTGGGTGAATCTGTTTTGTGGAATAAGTTGGAGAGTTGGGTTGACCAGTACAAGAGAGATATTGAGTATTGGGGTGTGGGGTCTGGTCCTGTGTTCACTGTTTATGAAGATTCCCTTGGAGGTGTCAAGAGGGTGTttgttgatgaagaagagattttgaaaagaagCAAGGTTAGGAGGGATGTGATTGGGGACTTCCCTGAAGTAAGAAGTAAAATTTTGAATGCTAAGAACATGGCAAGTGAGATGGAGAGTGGAAACAATGTGATTGCAAGGAATAGTTCTGTGACTAAGTTTGTGGTTCATGGTAAGGAGGAAGGTGGTTTTGTTAAGGCTGTCCGAGGTTTTGTTGCGAAGCCTCAATTACTTCCTAGGCTTTCCAGGGTTGGGAGGTATGTGTTATATGTGTTGGTTGTTATGTGGGTGGTGAAGAAGTTATTTGCTTTTGGTGAAGGAGATAAGGAGGTGGAGTTTACACCACTGGAGAAGGAAATgatgaggaggaagatgaaggcgagaaaggagaaggaaaagttGGTGAAGGGTTCTGTTGAAGTTATTGTTGAACCTTCGGAGACACCGGTGGTGGACATAAAAAGGCCTAAGTTAGATAAGGAACAACTAAggaataatattttgaaagctAAGGGATCTTCTGATAAACTGGTATTAGGTGATTCGTCTGACAAAATAAAAGCTATATCCATGGAGATGGATTATAAAGttcaagaaataaaagaaatggcTAGGCAGGCACGGAAAATTGAGGGAAGAGACAATGTTGTAGTTAACAAGGATTTGGAAACGGATGACTCGGTGATTAGGAAATCATCTGATGATAATGAACTCATAAAAAGGAAGAGCGAACGAGATGACAGCTTAACTGATAATCAAATTGAAGTTGTGCGGGAAACGACAGATAGTAATGTCATTTTGCAATCAACTTCTATTGATGTCCCAGAGAACATTGATAATTCAGTCCCACATGAGGTAGTTCCTGCAGATGAAGGCAATGTACATGCTTCGGATGTCATAGTTTCGGGTGATAAGGAAATCAAGAAACAGGAAATAGAATTTTCTGAAAATAATGTGCACCTGAAGGATAAAGAAAATGACAATCCCTTAGATACTCGTATTAATGGCTCATCTATGACAAATGAAAATTCTGTGAAGAAGAAACGCAGGATCATACGGTCTGTTAAGGAAGCCAGGGATTATCTTTCATCAAAACATGACAAACAAAATCCTGGTGCTGGCACTGCATCTAAACTTAATCCCGTGAAAGAAAGTATTACTGATTTGAAGTCTTCAAGTGTTGTTGATTTTAAGGACCAGAAGAGCCAGAACTTGAAGATGAACATAACTAGATCAAGAAGTGACACATTGAATGGAAC ATTGGATTCTAAGTCTTCAAGTGTTAGCGATTTTACGGACCAGAAGAGCCAGAACTCAAAGATGAACAGAACTGGATCAAGAAGTGACACACTGAATAGAACATTGGATTCTAAGCCTGTTTTAAATGATCATGGAACATTGGATTCTAAGTCTTCAATTGTTAGTGATTTTACGGACCAGAAGAGCCAGAACTTGAAGAGGAACACAACTGAGTCAAGAAGTGACACATTGAATGGAACATTGGATTCTAAGCCTGTAATAAATGATCATGAGGATTCTACTTTGAAGGATAAGGAACTAATCCCAATAAAGAATGACTACAAAGATTCTGGGGTTGAACCTGGCGCAGGAATCCATCAAAAGTCTGCGACCACTTTTGATAGTGGAGTTAATGGCACTGGTCCAACAAATGGGAAATCAGAAAATTGGCCAGAGAAAAACCTCCTCGAAGTTGAGCAAATCATTAGTGATGGTTTAAATGGATTATCAGATTCTAAGCCTTTCACAAAACCTATTGAAGATTCTAATCTAAAGAATAAGGAGTTTAACCCAATGAAGGATGACTACTTCAAAGACTCTGGCGTTGAACCTGGTGTAGGAAACCTTCAGATGTATGACACCACTTTAGACCATGAAATCAACAGCATCAGTACAGAGACAAGGCTACCTTTAATGCCAGAGAATGGTACTTTAAATGGATTATCAGATTCTAAGCCTGCCACAAATCCTATTGAAGTTTCTGATCAGAAGAATAAGGAATTAGGCACAACAGAGGATGACTACCTCGAAGTTTCTGGTGTTGAACCTGAAATAAGAAACCATCTTAATTCAGGTACCACTCTAGATGATGAGGTTAATGACATTAGTACAGAGACAAAGGTGTCTGGAAAGACTGAAAAATGGCTTGAGAAAAACTTCCATGAAGTTGAGCCCATAGTAAAGCAAATTAGAGTTGGATTTGGAAATAACTACATGGCTGCAAAAGAGAGAGTCAATCAACCTCTAGATATGCCCACTGAGATGGAATCACTTAGAGGTGTTGGTGATGATGGAGAACTTGACTGGATGCAAGATGATCATCTTAGGGATATTGTCTTTCGAGTCCGCGAGAATGAGTTGTCTGGAAGGGACCCATTTTATTTGATGAGTGATGAAGATAAGGGCACATTTTTCAGAGGTCTTGAGAAAAAGGTGGAGAAAGAGAATATAAAGCTTTCTTACGTACATGAATGGCTCCATTCCCACATTGAAAATCTTGATTACGGAGCAG ATGGCATTAGCATATATGACCCGCTGGAGAAAATCATACCACACTGGAAAGGGCCTGCTGTAGAGAAAATTCCCGAGTTTCTTAATGAATTCCTTGATGAAAGAAAGACAGGTTTCACCACAAATATGAATCCAGTGAAGAAGGATGAGAGTGGCTTTGCTATAACATCGTCTGATTCCTCTGCACAAGAAAAGTTTGATGGCCCTACAGCGCCTACCAAGAAGTTGAAAAATCCTAGGACTATTATTGAGGGAAGTGATGGTTCTGTTAAAGCTGGCAAAAAATCAGGGAAGGAATATTGGCAGCACACGAAGAAATGGTCCCAAGGATTTTTAGACTGTTACAATGATGAGACAGACCCAGAAGTAAAGTCCATAATGAAGGATATGGGGAAGGATTTGGATCGCTGGATcactgaaaaagaaataaaggaagCAGCTGAACTAATGGACAAACTCCCCGATAGGAATAAGAGTTTCATGGAAAAGAAACTCAACAAGGTTAAGAGAGAGATGGAGTTGTTTGGCCCGCAAGCAGTGGTTAGCAAATATCGTGAATATGCAGACGACGAAGAGGAAGATTACTTATGGTGGTTGGATCTTCCACACATTCTG TGCATCGAGTTGTACACAGTTGAGGAGGGAGAGCAGAAAGTAGGACTTTATTCATTGGAGATGGCTGGAGATCTTGAATTGGAACCTAAGCCACATCATGTGATTGCTTTCCAAGACGCCAATGACTGTAAAAACCTTTGTTACATAATTCAGGCTCACATGGAAATGCTGGGAAATGGTCATGCCTTCGTTGTTGCACGACCTCCTAAG GATGCTTTTCGAGAGGCTAAAGCAAATGGGTTTGGTGTTACCGTCATCAAGAAAGGTGAACTTCAACTCAATATAGACCAACCACTAGAAGAAGTGGATGAACTGATTACAGAGATTGGCAGCAAAATGTATCATGATATGATGATGAAAGAGCGGTCTGTGGACATAAACACATTAATGAAAGGAGTTTTTGGTTTTAATGACCGCTCCATCAAGAG GTTAAAGCGGAAGTTGAAGAAATCCAGAAAGGGGTGA